One genomic segment of Vibrio nitrifigilis includes these proteins:
- a CDS encoding N-acyl amino acid synthase FeeM domain-containing protein — translation MAITEKVPLTELNGKTVPVERRKEVRIAKDGGDGEQSARAVTYKIAVKKEEIERAFTLVWDNYVEAGLQQDDHQGIRFTKYHFLPETRIFIANFHEELEAKTPQNFRDSDKVVGTVSIVFDSPMGLPMEEFCGDQIEKIRAEGGKVAEVTAFALNPEYTKYKVFLHMFKLLFQFAELKGVTDLCCSVAERHCRFYQKICLFEPLGELVPYSAAYIRKVQGHRLNISKANEKAQAFYSGREFDADLHRFFFTENYNRKKGEGRPLSNELLHYFLAERTDYIHSLDEKDLLLLRDEYERVGQAFPF, via the coding sequence ATGGCGATAACGGAAAAGGTACCACTCACGGAATTAAATGGCAAAACAGTGCCTGTGGAGAGACGTAAGGAAGTGCGTATCGCTAAAGATGGCGGCGATGGAGAGCAAAGCGCGCGAGCGGTTACCTACAAAATAGCGGTGAAAAAGGAAGAGATTGAACGTGCATTCACTTTGGTTTGGGACAACTATGTGGAAGCAGGTTTGCAGCAAGACGATCATCAGGGCATCAGATTTACCAAATATCACTTTTTGCCTGAAACTCGTATTTTCATTGCCAATTTTCACGAAGAATTAGAAGCGAAAACACCGCAGAACTTTAGAGATTCGGACAAAGTTGTTGGAACGGTTTCGATTGTATTTGATAGCCCTATGGGCTTACCCATGGAAGAGTTTTGTGGCGATCAAATTGAGAAAATTCGTGCTGAAGGTGGCAAGGTAGCGGAAGTGACAGCCTTCGCTCTTAACCCCGAGTACACCAAGTACAAAGTGTTTCTGCATATGTTCAAGCTGTTATTTCAATTTGCTGAATTAAAAGGGGTTACCGACTTGTGCTGTTCAGTCGCTGAACGCCATTGCCGTTTTTATCAAAAAATATGTTTATTTGAACCTTTAGGGGAACTCGTGCCTTACTCGGCAGCATACATTCGTAAGGTTCAGGGGCATCGACTTAATATTTCTAAGGCGAATGAAAAGGCGCAAGCGTTTTATTCTGGTCGAGAGTTTGATGCAGATTTACACCGTTTCTTTTTCACTGAAAACTACAATCGTAAGAAAGGGGAAGGACGCCCATTATCGAATGAATTGTTGCACTATTTCTTAGCAGAAAGAACGGATTACATTCACTCACTTGACGAGAAAGATTTGTTACTTCTACGTGATGAATATGAACGGGTTGGACAAGCTTTCCCATTCTAG